ATGAAGGCGGCCAAGGACATCGAGTCCCGCCTCGACCAGCTCGAGAACGAGCTCAACCCGCTGAAGAGCGACTGGAACGGTAACGCCAAGATGGCCTACGACCAGGCCAAGGCGAAGTGGGACCAGGCGATGCAGGAGATGACCCTGCTGCTCCAGCAGGCCAGCCAGGGCGTCGACGCGTCCAACCAGGAGTACAAGGCGGCCGACGCGCGCGGCGCCAACCGCTTCTGAGCACCACCCGTCCGTCCGAGGCCGGTCGTCCCTCCGGGGACGTCCGGCCTCGGGCCATTTTCGGCGGGGCGAGATGGCCTAGGCTGCTCCGCGTTCGGTGCGCCGACCGCGCGGGCGGACGCAGCACAAGCACTGTCAGGGGGAAACACCAATGAGTCAGGGGTCCTCGGTCACCTCGGGCCTGGTCCGGGTGACCATCGCCTCGGGGTCCAGGCGCGTCGATCTCGTGCTGCCCGGCTCCATCCCGGTCGCCGAGCTCGTGCCGGAGCTGGCCCGGTCGGTGGGGCTGCTCGACGCCTCGACCGTCTACGGCGGCTACCGGCTGGTCACGCAGGAGGGCCGGGTGCTGGCCAACAACGCCGGCCTGACGATGCAGGGCATCGAGGATGGCGGCCTGCTCATGGTCAGCGCCGGCGTCGACGACCCCGCCCCCCGCGTCTACGACGACGTGGTCGAGGCGATGGCCGACGTCGTGGAGAACGAGCTGAAGCCCTGGGAGCCCGCCGCCGGACGGCGTACGGCACTGGGCGCGGGCAGCATCCTGCTCGGCCTCGGCGCGCTCGCGCTGCTGCTGCAGGGCGAGAGCCTGCTCGGCGGCGTCGTCGCGGCGGTCATCGCCGCGCTGCTCGTGGTGGGCGGCGTCGTCCTCGACCGCGCCCAGCAGGAGCCCGAGGCGGGCGTGGCGGTCTCGCTGCTCGCCGCGCTCTACGCCGCGGTCGCCGGGCTGCTGCTCGCGCCGGGCGACCTCCCCGCCTGGGCCTGGCCGCTGGAGGAGGAGTTCTTCACCCAGCCGATGCTCTTCGCCGGTCTCGGCACCCTCGCCGTCGGGCTGGTCGCGGTCGTCGGCCTCCAGCGCGGCCGCGCGCTCGTCATCCCCGCGATCGTGGTGGGTGCGGTGCTGCTGGCCAGCGCCCTGCTGATCCGGGTGACGTCGTTCGAGCCCGGAGCGGTCCTCACCGTGCTGCTCACCCTCGTCGTGCTCGCCGGCAGCGTCTTCCCGTGGCTGGCGCTCGGCGTGACCGGCACCAAGGTCGACCAGCTCTACTCGCTGCACGACATCACCGCCGACCCCGAGGACATCGATCCCGACGAGGTCGCCGACGACGCGCGGGTGGGCCACGAGATCCTGCTCGCGGTCTCCGCCACGGTCGGCACCCTGCTGGTGCTGCTCGCGCCGTTCGCCGTCGACCGGGGCGTCGCCGGCACGGTCCTGGCTGCCGTGTGCTGCCTCGCCGTCATGTTCCGCACCCGGCAGTACCGCACCGGCTCCGAGGTCCTCGCCGGCCTCACCTCCGGGATCCTCGGCCTGGTCTCGGTCGCGGTGTCGATGCTGCTCATCCACGACGGCTGGCGCGCCGGCGCCGCGATCGGCCTCGCCGGCATCGGCGCCGTCCTGCTCGCGCTGACCCTCGTCCCCGCGTCCGCCTCGGTGCGGCGCGGCCGGATGGGCGACGTCGTCGAGACCCTCACGCTGCTCGCCCTGCTGCCGCTGATGGTGCTGGCCGCGGGCCTCGTCTCCGCCGTGGCGGGCTGATCCGTGGCGACCAAGAAGGACCTCGTCGAGGCGCACGCCTTCAGCCGTCGCCGACTGGTGACCGCCTTCGTCTCGGGTGCCCCGGGCGGGCGTGAGGTGGAGCCGGTCCGCCCCGGCCGCGTGCTGATCGGCGGCGTCGCGCTGTCGGTGCTGCTGCTCGCCGGAGCGGCGATCGCCGGCTTCCTGCTCGGCCGCCCGCCGGCGCAGTGGCTCGACAAGGGCAGCTTCGTGATCTCGAAGGACACCGGCGAGCAGTACGTCGTGCTCCGGGGTGGCGACGACCCGGAGCTCCAGCGGGTCCCCAACTACGTCTCCGCCCAGCTGCTGCTCGGCGACGCCGAGCTGACGCCCTACACGGTGCGCGACAAGTACATCCGCGGCGTCCCGCTCGGCCCCGACCTCGGCATCGAGGGCGCCCCCGCCGGGCTGCCCGCGGCCGAGGACCTCGTCGACGACGGGTGGACCGCCTGCACGGCGGCCGACACCGGCATCCAGCTCGCCGTGCAGTCCCGGCCCGGGGTGGAGGACCTCGCCGGGTCGGCGTTCCTCGTCTCCTCCGACGGCGAGCAGTGGCTGATCGCCACCCAGCCCCCGGTCGGCACCGACCGCGGCCAGGCCTTCCGCTTCCCGATGCCGGCCGACGCCACGCAGGCCTCGACCCTCGGCGTCGCGCTCGGCTTCGGCGCCACGCCGGTCGAGGTCGACCCGGACTGGCTCAACCTCTTCCCGCCGGGCGACCCGCTGGAGGCGGCCTCCTTCGGCGTCGACGCCACCGGCCAGCCGGTCACCTACTCCGGCGGCGACGTCGACCTGTCCGCCTACAGCATCGGTGACCTGCTGGTCACGACCGCGGGCGACTTCTTCCTCCTCGGCGACGAGGGCCCCCAGCAGCTCAGCCCGTTCGCCGGTCTGCTCTACGGCATCGTCGGCGGCCAGGCGTCGGAGATCCCGGGCCGGCCGTCGGCCCAGTTCGACGACCCGGACACCCCGCCCGAGTGGCCCGGCAGCGTGCCGACCGCCGTCGGCACCGGCGCCCTCTGCGCGGTGCTGCACCCCGAGGTCGGCCAGGAGCCCGAGGTCACCCTGGCGACCAACCCGACCGGCGCGGCCGACCCGAGCGGCATCGACCGCGGCAGCCACGAGGTCGACGTCGACCCGAGCGGTGGCGCGTACGTCCTGTCCGGAGCGGGCGAGGGCGCCGACGACGGCACCCGCTACGTCATCGACACGAAGGGCTCGAAGTACGCGCTGGTCGGCTCGGCCGTCCCGGGCTACATCGGCTACGGCGACGTCCAGCCGCCGCAGGTCTGGAGCGCGTGGCTCGGGTTCTTCGACCCCGGCGTCTCGCTGTCGACCAACAAGGCGCGCCGGCTGCCGGAGGACGCCCCGCCGCCGGACGACGCGTCCGCGGACGGAGGGTCGTGACCCGCGCCCGCCTGCGCACGGCGCTCGCGGCCGGGGTGGTGGCCGCTACGGTGCCCGCCTGGGCGTCACCGGCCCGTGCGGCCGAGGAGACGGCGCCGTGCTCGTCCGAGGAGATCCCCGGGTCCGAGCAGCTCGCCGACACCAAGGCCAAGGACAACCCCGTCTTCGACCGGATGCGCGTCGAGGACGCCCAGCGCCTCGCCACCGGCCGCGGCGCGAAGGTCGCGGTCATCGACAGCGGCGTACGCCCTCTCGAGGGGCTCGCGGCCACCGAGCTCGGCCCGGTCGCGGGCGCCTCGGGCGCGATCCTGTCCGGCCACGGCACCATCGTCGCCGGCCTCGTCGCGGGCCCGCGCGGCGTGGCGCCCGACGCGCAGGTCTTCAGCGTGAAGGTCTACGACAAGGAGACGGCCGACCCCACCCAGGGGGAGAAGGCGCTCACGTCCGGAGGGGTCGTCGCCGGCATCGAGGCGGTCCTCGCCGCCGACCGCCGCGAGGACTTCGACGTCGTCACCATCTCGCTCGCCGTCGACCAGGCCGACCCCGCCCTCGAGGCCGCGGTCGCCCGGCTCGTCGCCACCGGCGCCGTCGTGGTCGCGGCGTCCGGCAACCGCGAGCCGGAGGGACCGCAGGACGCCCCCGGCTTCGACGGCACCGAGGGCAACGACGCCTCCGTGTTCCCGGCCGACTACCCGGGCGTGCTCGCGGTCAGCGCCGTGCCGCCGGAGGGCGCCGACCCGGTGACCTACGTGCTGCCCAACCTCGACACCGACGTTGCGGCCCCCACCGTGGGGGCGATCTCCTACAACGCGACCGGCCAGGTCTGCGCGACCACCGACGTCGCGACCTCCTGGGCGGCGGCCGAGGTCAGTGGCGTCCTGGCGCTGCTGCGCGAGCGGTTCCCGAGGGAGACCGCGGCCCAGCTCGTCGCCCGCCTCGAGGCCACCACGGAGGGGGCCGGCCTCACCACCGACCCGGACGTCCGCGACCCGTGGACCGGTTCCGGGGTGGTGCAGGCCTACGACGCCCTCACCCGCGAGCTGCGGCCGGGCCGGCAGGGCAAGGTGGAGACGACCCGACGCGCGCTGAGCCCCGACGCGCAGGCGCCGCCGGCCCCGGAGCCGGTCGACCTGTTCAGCACGCCCCGCGCGATGCTGCTGTGGTCCGGCCTCGGCGCCGGCTCGCTGCTGGCCCTGGCCGTCATGCTGCGACCGCTGCTGCGGCGCCGGTGACCGCTCCGCTGGGGGTGTTCCCCCGACGCCGCCGCAGCGGTCGTGGTGGAATCTCCGCATGAGTGCCACCACGGAGGAGCCGGTCGCCGTCATCCTGGCCGGTGGCCAGGGATCGCGCCTGTGGCCGATCAGCCGCGACCGTCGACCGAAGCAGTTCCAGCCGGTCGTCGGCGGGCGCCCGCTGCTGACCGGCACCATCGAGCGGCTCAGCGAGATCGTCGACCCGGCGCGCATCCACGTCTCGACCCGCGCCCGGTTCGCCGATGCGGCCCGCGAGACGCTCGGACCGGTGCCCCCGGAGAACCTGATCCTCGAGGAGGACCCGGCCGGACCGGCGACCGCGTTCGCGCTGAGCATCGCGACGCTCGCCCGCAGGTACGGCAACGCTCCGGCGCTGATCGCGCCGTCCGACCACCTCATCACCGAGGACGAGGCCTTCAACCAGGCCTCGCGCGACATGCTCACCCAGCTCGACGACAGCCCCGAGTCGATGGTGGTGCTCGGCGCGAAGCCGACGGGCTTCGACGGCAGCCTCGGCTACATCCACACGCAGGGCGAGGGCGGTCCGGTCGAGGTGATCACGAGCTTCTACGAGAAGCCCGACCCGGCGACGATCGACGAGCTCGGCGACCAGGGCTCCCTCTACTGGAACACCGCCTGCTACGGCGTACGCGTCGCGAAGGCGTGCGACGCCTACCGGGCGGCGATGCCGCTCGTCTTCGACACCATCGAGCAGTTCGCCGCCGACCGTCCCGACGTCAACGGCTACCGCGGCGCGGCGATCGGCGGCCACGAGCTCTACCCGCTGCTCGCGGCCGGGATGGAGTGCCTCGTCGTCCCCCGTCACCTCGGCTGGAACGACATCGGCACCTGGAAGCGGCTCCAGCACGTCCTCGTCGAGCAGGGCCTGCACTCCATCGGTCCGGCG
Above is a genomic segment from Nocardioides okcheonensis containing:
- a CDS encoding sugar phosphate nucleotidyltransferase; this encodes MSATTEEPVAVILAGGQGSRLWPISRDRRPKQFQPVVGGRPLLTGTIERLSEIVDPARIHVSTRARFADAARETLGPVPPENLILEEDPAGPATAFALSIATLARRYGNAPALIAPSDHLITEDEAFNQASRDMLTQLDDSPESMVVLGAKPTGFDGSLGYIHTQGEGGPVEVITSFYEKPDPATIDELGDQGSLYWNTACYGVRVAKACDAYRAAMPLVFDTIEQFAADRPDVNGYRGAAIGGHELYPLLAAGMECLVVPRHLGWNDIGTWKRLQHVLVEQGLHSIGPAVQLECDDMLVASMDGRPIVTLGTSGLVVVTHDDAVYVLDKQGAMGAGPLEHLRALLASEREDLL
- the eccD gene encoding type VII secretion integral membrane protein EccD gives rise to the protein MSQGSSVTSGLVRVTIASGSRRVDLVLPGSIPVAELVPELARSVGLLDASTVYGGYRLVTQEGRVLANNAGLTMQGIEDGGLLMVSAGVDDPAPRVYDDVVEAMADVVENELKPWEPAAGRRTALGAGSILLGLGALALLLQGESLLGGVVAAVIAALLVVGGVVLDRAQQEPEAGVAVSLLAALYAAVAGLLLAPGDLPAWAWPLEEEFFTQPMLFAGLGTLAVGLVAVVGLQRGRALVIPAIVVGAVLLASALLIRVTSFEPGAVLTVLLTLVVLAGSVFPWLALGVTGTKVDQLYSLHDITADPEDIDPDEVADDARVGHEILLAVSATVGTLLVLLAPFAVDRGVAGTVLAAVCCLAVMFRTRQYRTGSEVLAGLTSGILGLVSVAVSMLLIHDGWRAGAAIGLAGIGAVLLALTLVPASASVRRGRMGDVVETLTLLALLPLMVLAAGLVSAVAG
- a CDS encoding type VII secretion protein EccB, translated to MATKKDLVEAHAFSRRRLVTAFVSGAPGGREVEPVRPGRVLIGGVALSVLLLAGAAIAGFLLGRPPAQWLDKGSFVISKDTGEQYVVLRGGDDPELQRVPNYVSAQLLLGDAELTPYTVRDKYIRGVPLGPDLGIEGAPAGLPAAEDLVDDGWTACTAADTGIQLAVQSRPGVEDLAGSAFLVSSDGEQWLIATQPPVGTDRGQAFRFPMPADATQASTLGVALGFGATPVEVDPDWLNLFPPGDPLEAASFGVDATGQPVTYSGGDVDLSAYSIGDLLVTTAGDFFLLGDEGPQQLSPFAGLLYGIVGGQASEIPGRPSAQFDDPDTPPEWPGSVPTAVGTGALCAVLHPEVGQEPEVTLATNPTGAADPSGIDRGSHEVDVDPSGGAYVLSGAGEGADDGTRYVIDTKGSKYALVGSAVPGYIGYGDVQPPQVWSAWLGFFDPGVSLSTNKARRLPEDAPPPDDASADGGS
- a CDS encoding S8 family serine peptidase, with protein sequence MTRARLRTALAAGVVAATVPAWASPARAAEETAPCSSEEIPGSEQLADTKAKDNPVFDRMRVEDAQRLATGRGAKVAVIDSGVRPLEGLAATELGPVAGASGAILSGHGTIVAGLVAGPRGVAPDAQVFSVKVYDKETADPTQGEKALTSGGVVAGIEAVLAADRREDFDVVTISLAVDQADPALEAAVARLVATGAVVVAASGNREPEGPQDAPGFDGTEGNDASVFPADYPGVLAVSAVPPEGADPVTYVLPNLDTDVAAPTVGAISYNATGQVCATTDVATSWAAAEVSGVLALLRERFPRETAAQLVARLEATTEGAGLTTDPDVRDPWTGSGVVQAYDALTRELRPGRQGKVETTRRALSPDAQAPPAPEPVDLFSTPRAMLLWSGLGAGSLLALAVMLRPLLRRR
- a CDS encoding WXG100 family type VII secretion target, yielding MTFDGIKVQHGSLDAGAADVMKAAKDIESRLDQLENELNPLKSDWNGNAKMAYDQAKAKWDQAMQEMTLLLQQASQGVDASNQEYKAADARGANRF